A single window of Salvia splendens isolate huo1 chromosome 6, SspV2, whole genome shotgun sequence DNA harbors:
- the LOC121809466 gene encoding ankyrin repeat-containing protein At5g02620-like, producing the protein MEKQTSFRSPIVEKQQSFRNGAMEKQKSFRGLMEKQKSFRIAMERQMSFGVDRKKSKDSPGKRGDTPLHLAARPGNLAKVKEIIQKMESINNGVRDLLSKQNQEGETPLYVAAENGHVLVVGEFLKHSDAETSAIPANNGYDPFHVAAKQGHLEVLKELLRFFPSLVMTTDITNSTALHTAAAQGHTDVVKLLLETDSNLAKIARNNGKSVLHTAARMGHLEVVKALLDKDPSIGFKTDRKGQTALHMAIKGQNVEIVTELIKPDPSLLSVEDNKGNTALHIATKKGRNQMVQCLLSVEGIDVNSTNSAGETPLDIAEKFGTPELVTILKEAGAVHSKDHGKPPSSAKQLKQTVSDIKHGVQSQLQQTRQTGFRVRKIAKKVKKLHIEGLNNAINSATVVAVLIATVAFAAIFTVPGQYVEGPQEGFSLGEAHIANKAAFVIFFLFDSVALFISLAVVVVQTSVVVIEQKAKKQLMFVINKLMWLACLFISIAFISLTYIVVGAHEQWLAVCATVIGGTIMMTTIGSMCYCVVRHRLEDSRMRNIRRSTLSRSLSLSMASDTEMYSERYKRMYAV; encoded by the exons ATGGAGAAACAGACTAGTTTCCGGAGTCCTATAGTGGAGAAACAGCAGAGTTTTAGAAATGGGGCAATGGAGAAGCAGAAGAGCTTTAGGGGTTTGATGGAGAAGCAGAAGAGTTTCAGGATAGCAATGGAGAGACAGATGAGTTTTGGTGTAGACCGGAAAAAGAGCAAGGATTCTCCGGGGAAACGAGGAGACACCCCGCTTCATCTTGCTGCGCGGCCGGGGAATTTGGCGAAGGTGAAAGAGATTATTCAGAAGATGGAGAGTATCAATAATGGTGTGAGGGATTTGCTGTCGAAGCAGAACCAAGAGGGCGAGACACCTCTGTATGTTGCTGCGGAGAATGGGCATGTCTTGGTTGTGGGGGAATTCTTGAAGCATTCGGATGCTGAGACTTCTGCAATTCCTGCCAATAATGGCTATGATCCATTTCATGTGGCTGCCAAGCAGGGTCATCTTG AGGTCTTGAAGGAGTTGCTCCGATTCTTCCCCAGCTTGGTGATGACGACAGACATCACCAATTCGACTGCCTTGCATACAGCAGCTGCTCAGGGGCACACCGATGTAGTAAAGCTGCTTCTAGAAACTGATTCGAACCTAGCTAAGATTGCTCGGAACAATGGCAAGAGTGTGCTTCATACCGCTGCAAGAATGGGGCACTTGGAAGTGGTGAAGGCTCTGTTAGATAAAGATCCAAGCATCGGCTTTAAAACCGACAGAAAAGGTCAGACAGCGCTACACATGGCCATCAAAGGTCAGAATGTGGAGATTGTAACAGAGCTCATAAAACCCGACCCGTCTTTGTTATCGGTTGAAGATAATAAGGGAAATACTGCACTTCACATCGCAACGAAAAAAGGACGAAATCAG ATGGTCCAATGTTTACTATCCGTGGAGGGGATCGATGTGAACTCGACTAACAGTGCTGGAGAGACGCCTCTAGACATTGCGGAGAAGTTTGGAACTCCAGAACTGGTCACCATATTGAAGGAAGCGGGAGCCGTTCATTCCAAAGATCACGGGAAACCCCCGAGTTCAGCAAAGCAGCTCAAGCAGACTGTCAGTGATATCAAGCACGGCGTCCAGTCCCAGCTCCAGCAGACCCGTCAGACGGGTTTCAGGGTACGTAAGATTGCAAAGAAAGTGAAGAAGCTTCACATTGAGGGTCTCAACAACGCCATTAATTCCGCCACTGTCGTTGCTGTACTCATTGCTACTGTCGCGTTCGCTGCTATATTCACCGTGCCTGGTCAGTACGTCGAGGGTCCACAGGAAGGGTTTTCGTTAGGGGAAGCTCACATCGCGAACAAAGCAGCTTTCGTAATATTCTTTTTGTTTGACAGCGTGGCCTTATTCATCTCCCTGGCCGTGGTCGTGGTGCAAACGTCTGTGGTCGTGATAGAGCAGAAGGCGAAGAAGCAGCTCATGTTTGTCATAAACAAGCTCATGTGGCTGGCTTGCCTCTTCATATCCATCGCTTTCATCTCACTCACCTACATTGTGGTCGGGGCTCACGAGCAATGGCTTGCCGTGTGCGCTACTGTGATTGGTGGCACGATAATGATGACGACAATTGGCTCCATGTGCTACTGCGTGGTTCGACATAGGCTGGAAGACTCGAGAATGAGAAACATACGAAGAAGTACTCTTTCTCGTTCCCTCTCTCTGTCTATGGCATCCGACACTGAGATGTACAGTGAAAGGTATAAAAGAATGTACGCCGTGTAG
- the LOC121808348 gene encoding la-related protein 6B-like: protein MDQEQASEALNSPSAAVGKKLNAKAPEFVPRASSASSTAAQPPPPTLPQPIYARPPSFVAPLPPPYYGYEAFYQQDAAPFYAYNANQGGRGEDPAEGNAGSSSASKNGLSDAHQKVVNQVEFYFSDINLATTDQLFRFMSNDPEGYVPLSVVASFKKVKSAISDIMQLASILQSSSKLLVSEDGNNVKRKHPLTVSDMEELQSRIVIAENLPEDHSHQKLMKIFSSVGSVKSIRTCAPQNLNGKTGKGDRSHFTGKFHAFVEYESVEFAEKAVAELQDESNWRNGLKVRLLLNSPVKSTQARTKKAGHEGQPSGKKDEATVREMQASKENHLEESLQNCAAQNHELQLEDCTKGNGLKKGRNTGSCGGNGGGRGRGKGKGQGQGRGRHQHTANGGGGALGSTSLDVPVLNNSSKTSPVPRMPDGTKGFSMGRGKPLAL, encoded by the exons ATGGATCAGGAGCAGGCTTCTGAAGCCCTAAATTCACCTTCCGCTGCAGTCGGCAAAAAGCTCAACGCCAAGGCTCCCGAATTCGTGCCCCGCGCCTCCTCCGCTTCCTCCACTGCCGCACAGCCTCCGCCGCCGACGCTGCCTCAGCCTATATACGCGAGGCCGCCGTCTTTTGTGGCGCCTCTGCCACCGCCCTACTACGGATACGAGGCCTTTTACCAGCAAGATGCGGCGCCGTTCTACGCGTATAATGCGAATCAAGGCGGCCGGGGCGAGGATCCGGCTGAGGGAAACGCCGGTAGCTCCTCGGCATCGAAGAATGGATTGTCCGATGCACACCAGAAAGTAGTCAATCAG GTGGAGTTCTATTTCAGTGATATCAATTTGGCAACAACTGATCAGTTATTTAGGTTCATGAGCAATGACCCCGAAGGATATG TGCCACTTTCTGTTGTTGCATCATTCAAGAAGGTAAAGAGTGCCATTTCCGACATTATGCAGCTTGCTAGTATCCTGCAGAGCTCAAGTAAACTG TTAGTAAGTGAAGATGGCAACAATGTTAAGCGGAAGCATCCATTAACTGTATCCGATATGGAAGAGCTGCAA TCTCGTATtgtcattgctgaaaacttgcCTGAGGATCATTCCCACCAGAAGCTCATGAAAATTTTCTCATCTGTTGGAAG CGTTAAGTCGATTCGTACCTGTGCACCTCAGAATTTAAATGGCAAAACAGGAAAAGGTGACAGATCACACTTTACTGGCAAG TTTCACGCTTTTGTGGAGTATGAATCTGTTGAATTTGCTGAGAAAGCG GTCGCTGAACTGCAAGATGAGAGCAACTGGAGGAATGGACTGAAAGTTCGTTTGCTGCTTAATAGTCCT GTGAAATCTACTCAAGCACGAACAAAGAAAGCTGGTCACGAGGGTCAGCCTTCTGGTAAGAAAGACGAGGCTACTGTTAGAGAGATGCAGGCTTCGAAGGAGAATCACTTGGAAGAGTCGTTGCAGAATTGTGCTGCACAAAATCACGAACTTCAG TTGGAGGATTGCACAAAAGGCAATGGACTGAAGAAGGGGCGCAATACTGGAAGTTGTGGTGGAAACGGTGGTGGGAGGGGCCGAGGAAAAGGGAAGGGACAGGGGCAGGGACGTGGACGCCATCAGCACACGGCTAATGGAGGAGGTGGCGCTTTGGGATCCACGTCGTTGGATGTTCCAGTGTTGAATAACTCATCCAAGACATCCCCGGTTCCTCGCATGCCAGACGGCACCAAGGGATTCTCTATGGGGCGAGGGAAGCCGTTAGCCCTATAA